In Mongoliitalea daihaiensis, one DNA window encodes the following:
- the pgi gene encoding glucose-6-phosphate isomerase — translation MKAINPTSTQAWNSLTELSQEFNAIQIKNLFADSDRFQKYSIQLEDILVDYSKNRVSDDVKKQLLNLASEVGLQEAIEAMFTGQTINGTEGRAVLHTALRNRSNAPVFVDGEDVMPAIHKVLAQMKAFADKIQQGSWLGYTGKPIKHLVNIGIGGSDLGPVMVTEALKPYQHPDLSIYFVSNVDGTHLAETLKKVDPETTLFFIASKTFTTQETMTNAHSARRWFLEHAKDEAAVAKHFVALSTNAQAVAAFGIDTANMFAFWDWVGGRYSLWSAIGLPIACAIGFDNFEALLSGAHSMDQHFRTADFETNIPVILALIGLWNTNFLGATSEAILPYDQYLHRFAAYFQQGNMESNGKYVTRDGKKVSYATGPIIWGEPGTNGQHAFYQLIHQGTHLIPCDFIAPAISHNPVGDHHTKLLSNFFAQTEALMNGKSLEEVTAEMAKAGKSPGEIEKIASHRVFEGNRPTNSILVKKVTPYTLGQMIAMYEHKIFVQGVIWNIYSFDQWGVELGKVLANAILPELASDDEVTSHDASTNGLINTYKSFRK, via the coding sequence ATGAAGGCAATTAATCCGACTAGTACACAAGCGTGGAATTCATTAACGGAACTTTCCCAGGAGTTTAACGCTATTCAAATAAAAAACTTATTCGCTGATTCTGATCGGTTTCAGAAATATTCCATCCAATTAGAGGATATTCTTGTTGACTATTCCAAAAATCGGGTTTCTGATGATGTGAAAAAGCAATTGCTAAATCTCGCTTCAGAGGTTGGCTTGCAAGAAGCAATAGAAGCGATGTTTACTGGCCAAACTATTAATGGAACTGAGGGCCGGGCAGTTTTACATACAGCACTTAGGAATCGTTCTAATGCTCCCGTATTTGTTGATGGAGAAGATGTGATGCCTGCCATCCATAAGGTATTGGCTCAAATGAAGGCGTTTGCTGATAAAATTCAGCAAGGGAGTTGGTTGGGGTACACTGGAAAGCCCATCAAGCATTTGGTCAATATTGGAATTGGAGGCTCTGACTTGGGACCTGTAATGGTTACAGAGGCTTTGAAACCGTATCAGCATCCAGATTTATCCATCTATTTTGTTTCGAATGTGGATGGGACTCATCTCGCAGAAACGCTTAAAAAAGTAGATCCTGAAACTACCTTATTTTTCATTGCTTCCAAGACATTCACCACTCAAGAGACCATGACCAATGCCCATTCGGCAAGACGCTGGTTTTTAGAGCATGCGAAAGATGAAGCTGCTGTTGCCAAGCATTTTGTGGCTTTGTCGACCAATGCCCAGGCTGTTGCAGCTTTTGGTATTGATACTGCCAATATGTTTGCGTTTTGGGATTGGGTAGGAGGAAGATATTCCCTCTGGTCTGCTATTGGTTTGCCAATTGCCTGTGCCATTGGCTTTGATAATTTTGAAGCTTTATTATCTGGTGCTCATTCAATGGATCAGCACTTTAGAACTGCCGATTTTGAAACAAATATCCCTGTAATCCTTGCTTTGATTGGTCTTTGGAACACCAATTTCCTTGGAGCCACTTCGGAGGCGATCTTACCGTATGATCAGTATCTGCATCGCTTTGCCGCGTATTTTCAGCAAGGAAATATGGAGTCTAATGGGAAATATGTGACGCGTGATGGAAAGAAGGTTAGTTATGCTACTGGTCCAATTATCTGGGGTGAACCTGGTACCAATGGACAGCATGCTTTTTATCAATTGATACATCAAGGCACACATTTGATTCCTTGTGATTTCATTGCTCCCGCCATCTCTCACAATCCTGTGGGCGATCATCACACAAAATTACTTTCCAATTTCTTTGCTCAGACAGAAGCATTGATGAATGGCAAGTCTTTGGAAGAAGTGACGGCTGAAATGGCCAAAGCAGGAAAATCTCCAGGAGAGATTGAAAAAATAGCCTCCCATCGGGTATTTGAAGGCAATAGGCCTACCAATTCTATCTTAGTGAAAAAAGTCACCCCATACACGCTTGGGCAAATGATCGCAATGTATGAGCATAAAATCTTTGTACAAGGAGTCATTTGGAATATCTATAGTTTCGATCAGTGGGGGGTAGAGTTAGGTAAGGTGTTAGCTAATGCGATTTTACCAGAACTAGCATCTGATGACGAAGTCACAAGTCATGATGCATCAACCAATGGTTTGATCAATACCTATAAATCATTCCGAAAATAA
- a CDS encoding 7TM diverse intracellular signaling domain-containing protein, producing MHIPKLFTICLFFLLMNLSSGILARDTKIDLSKIKQEIIISIADLSFVEDKTNSLTFDELLSNSKDSLFIENPNFKKNNFNSNYTYWVRLPIVKNNHEDKIWLVEFYDQSINSIQAYVPVGNNTFKRYQMGSALPFSERKFNHKNFHVVVPSELDGEHYFYFQIQSNQKADVRIAIRSYDRFIYYALNEYLFYGLFYGMISIIAFYNLIVLFAVRELKYVYYIFYLLSVALFTMSLDGVGYQFIWPNFPEFNNLANGVFSFSVIFWAILFALRFFNTDRRAKRFHVFLIGSLILKTVYFLLGIFISPKYFEIGYYDVIPFSLIFITGIYVWIKGYKSARLFVLAYGFLFIGAVVKFLANAAIIPHNIPIYYSLHFAFLLEMILLSFALGDRIRILKRNRDKALRNSILQYRENMVLKEKVNKELELKVKERTLELQEKNSLLETYNQQLIEYDQEIKRINAQLDRDNWKLKSSIRSSLKDRLANRLLSFDEFKTIFPDTAACNRYLENLKWSGEFKCRNCSGNKCSNGPKLFTKRCSKCGYIESVTAGTIFHGIRFPLEKAFFIAYTMIAKSDPLTLDQLAAELNLRRNTIWSFKKKISQNVSNQELKNGLEWEDLILSKIHEEKS from the coding sequence GTGCACATCCCAAAATTATTTACGATTTGTCTTTTCTTCCTTTTGATGAATTTGTCAAGTGGAATTTTGGCCCGTGACACCAAAATCGATCTTTCAAAGATTAAGCAGGAAATTATTATTTCAATCGCTGATTTGAGTTTTGTAGAGGATAAAACAAATTCTTTAACTTTTGATGAATTACTTTCTAACAGCAAGGATAGTTTATTTATTGAAAATCCCAATTTCAAAAAAAACAATTTTAATTCAAATTACACCTATTGGGTAAGGCTACCAATTGTAAAAAATAATCACGAGGATAAAATTTGGCTTGTTGAATTTTACGATCAAAGCATCAATTCTATTCAAGCGTATGTGCCTGTAGGGAATAACACTTTCAAAAGGTATCAAATGGGGAGTGCTTTACCTTTTTCAGAGCGGAAATTTAACCATAAAAATTTTCATGTGGTTGTACCATCTGAACTTGATGGAGAGCATTATTTTTATTTTCAAATTCAATCCAATCAAAAAGCCGATGTTAGAATCGCTATCAGATCGTATGATCGTTTTATATACTATGCATTGAATGAATATTTATTTTATGGACTTTTCTATGGGATGATATCGATTATCGCGTTTTATAATCTCATTGTTCTTTTTGCGGTAAGGGAATTAAAGTATGTGTACTATATCTTTTATCTGCTGAGTGTGGCGCTTTTTACTATGAGCTTGGATGGAGTAGGGTATCAATTTATTTGGCCGAATTTCCCAGAGTTCAATAATTTAGCAAATGGAGTATTTAGTTTTTCTGTTATTTTTTGGGCGATATTATTTGCCCTAAGATTTTTCAATACCGACAGGAGAGCGAAAAGGTTTCATGTTTTTTTGATAGGTTCACTTATTCTGAAGACAGTATATTTTTTATTGGGTATCTTCATTAGTCCCAAGTATTTTGAAATAGGGTATTATGATGTGATTCCATTTTCTTTGATTTTTATTACGGGAATTTATGTTTGGATCAAAGGATATAAAAGTGCGAGACTTTTTGTGTTAGCCTACGGATTTCTTTTTATAGGAGCTGTTGTTAAATTTCTCGCCAATGCGGCTATTATACCACACAATATCCCTATTTATTACAGTCTACATTTTGCGTTTCTTTTAGAAATGATTCTACTTTCCTTTGCCTTGGGGGATAGGATAAGAATTTTAAAAAGAAATAGAGATAAAGCTTTGAGGAATAGTATTCTTCAGTATCGTGAAAATATGGTTCTGAAAGAGAAGGTCAATAAAGAGCTTGAATTAAAAGTGAAGGAACGAACCTTGGAATTGCAAGAGAAAAATTCGTTGTTAGAAACCTATAATCAACAGCTGATCGAATACGACCAAGAAATTAAGCGAATAAATGCACAGTTGGATCGAGATAATTGGAAGCTCAAAAGTTCAATTAGGAGTTCTTTAAAAGATAGGCTTGCCAATAGATTATTGTCGTTTGATGAGTTTAAAACCATTTTTCCCGATACTGCTGCATGTAATCGATATTTGGAAAATTTGAAATGGTCTGGGGAGTTTAAATGTAGGAATTGTAGTGGCAATAAATGTAGTAATGGACCAAAGCTATTTACTAAACGTTGCTCCAAATGTGGATACATCGAGTCTGTTACCGCAGGTACAATTTTTCATGGAATAAGATTTCCACTTGAAAAAGCTTTTTTTATTGCTTATACCATGATTGCCAAATCAGACCCCCTGACGTTAGATCAACTTGCAGCAGAGCTAAATCTTCGAAGAAATACAATTTGGAGTTTTAAGAAAAAGATTAGTCAGAATGTCTCCAATCAGGAATTAAAAAATGGGTTGGAGTGGGAGGACTTAATTTTATCTAAAATCCATGAAGAGAAAAGCTAA
- a CDS encoding SusC/RagA family TonB-linked outer membrane protein, protein MIKNLSKKTKSIGGRIPYFFLINFFFLFNLIIYEGNAQQRVVTGVVVDASGEPIPGVTVLVSGTPRGTVTNIEGRYSIEVTNQETLEFSFVGFKKISRLIGNSSVLDITLEQDTQNLEEFVVVGYGTQRERDLTSAISTVKAEDLVKTPNANAMQALQGRVAGVQIVSSGAPGAGPTVRVRGIGSFEGGASPLYVVDGMFFDSIDFLNPDDIESISILKDASAAAIYGVRAANGVVLINTKSGNYMQKGEIVYSGYYGFQNPQDVLQMANTQQFVRYINETGAPADLQFVQNAIQRFGRSRIDPNLPDVNTDWFAEIMSPAAIQNHSLTFSGGNENTRYSVGGSYFSQGGLLNETRNKFERINFRARVDSDVKSWLNVGANLNISTSQQYVGNNGAWFQAYFAVPFLPVFDDQNTSANPTNFANAQQIGFRSPQNPFMSLAFNDSRNNLNRVLGNFHMEAYVIPDKLTFRTEYNYNITNFRSRNVNFPFNDGVTERISNLSRSSSIRFDQIWDNFLTYQERIGKHSFTAVVGQSFRSESGENLFARGENLNPAPNRTNEEFWYLSNSTDFDLNGLGDGGFNLFFLSYFSRLAYNYNDKYLLYGTFRRDGNNKFQQRWGNFATFGAGWVISEESFFNVPAINFLKLRGSWGQLGNDAVRQAVGAPTIFDSSVAIDNTIRFGRILNPTFDLIDQWETTVETNIGINARMFRERLSIDADYYIRDTRNLAVVIIPPVIRASERRSVGSIRNEGFELTINWRDQLSKDFTYYVGGNFATLKNSVLGLGGAEGLDSGTAEFRQRSIIGSPFQAFYGYNVIGVFQNQADIDNSGLSPEFIQNNNLQPGDLIFKDQNGDGIINDEDRVVLGSFLPRFTFGANLGFTYKNWDFSALLQGQSGYSILNRKRGEIIFTNDTNIDADLANNLWRGEGTSNSYPSASGLRRGWNQNMSDFFVEDGSYWRIQNIQVNYSFVDRQLFGVKMPKTVVSVTAERPLTFFNYNGFNPEVPNGIDRQVYPVPAIYTLGLNIKL, encoded by the coding sequence ATGATTAAAAATTTATCCAAAAAAACAAAGAGTATTGGAGGACGTATTCCATACTTTTTCTTGATTAACTTCTTCTTCTTGTTTAATCTGATAATTTATGAAGGAAATGCTCAGCAACGAGTTGTAACAGGTGTAGTAGTAGATGCCAGTGGTGAGCCTATACCGGGCGTGACGGTGCTGGTTTCGGGAACTCCCAGAGGGACTGTTACTAATATTGAGGGCCGTTACAGCATTGAAGTTACGAATCAAGAAACGCTAGAGTTTTCATTTGTAGGTTTTAAAAAGATATCTAGACTCATTGGGAATTCCAGCGTTTTAGATATCACACTAGAGCAAGATACTCAAAACCTAGAAGAATTTGTTGTGGTGGGTTATGGAACTCAGCGGGAAAGGGATTTGACTTCAGCGATTTCTACGGTTAAAGCTGAAGATTTAGTTAAGACACCCAATGCCAATGCCATGCAGGCTCTGCAAGGGAGAGTAGCGGGTGTTCAGATTGTTAGTAGTGGAGCTCCAGGAGCGGGACCTACTGTGAGGGTCAGGGGAATAGGTTCATTTGAAGGAGGGGCTTCTCCCTTGTATGTGGTGGACGGAATGTTTTTTGATAGTATTGATTTTCTTAACCCAGATGACATTGAGAGCATCTCCATTCTAAAAGATGCGTCTGCGGCTGCAATTTATGGGGTACGAGCTGCCAATGGAGTGGTATTGATCAATACCAAGTCAGGAAATTACATGCAAAAGGGAGAGATCGTTTACAGTGGATATTATGGTTTTCAAAATCCTCAAGATGTTCTACAAATGGCCAACACTCAGCAATTTGTAAGGTATATCAATGAAACTGGTGCTCCCGCAGATTTACAATTTGTTCAAAATGCCATACAACGATTTGGAAGAAGCAGAATCGACCCTAATCTTCCGGACGTCAATACTGATTGGTTTGCAGAGATTATGAGTCCTGCAGCAATCCAGAATCATTCACTTACTTTTAGTGGCGGAAATGAAAACACGCGTTATTCAGTAGGTGGGAGTTATTTTAGTCAGGGAGGTCTATTGAATGAGACAAGAAATAAATTTGAGCGGATTAACTTTAGAGCACGTGTGGATTCAGATGTAAAAAGCTGGTTAAATGTAGGAGCCAACCTCAACATCAGTACTTCCCAGCAATACGTTGGCAATAATGGCGCATGGTTTCAAGCCTATTTTGCGGTCCCGTTTCTCCCGGTATTTGATGATCAAAATACCAGTGCTAATCCAACAAATTTTGCAAATGCTCAACAAATTGGTTTTAGAAGTCCTCAAAACCCCTTTATGAGTCTTGCATTTAATGATAGTAGGAATAACCTCAACAGGGTTTTGGGTAATTTCCATATGGAGGCATATGTGATACCTGACAAGCTTACTTTTAGAACAGAATACAATTATAACATAACCAATTTTAGAAGTAGGAACGTAAATTTTCCATTTAATGATGGAGTCACTGAACGAATTTCGAATTTAAGCAGGTCAAGTTCTATTCGTTTTGATCAAATTTGGGATAATTTCCTTACTTACCAAGAAAGAATTGGGAAGCACAGTTTCACAGCTGTAGTAGGCCAATCCTTCCGAAGCGAAAGTGGAGAAAACTTGTTTGCAAGAGGAGAAAACCTTAATCCTGCCCCAAATAGAACTAATGAAGAGTTTTGGTATTTATCTAATTCAACAGATTTCGATCTAAACGGATTGGGTGATGGAGGTTTTAATCTTTTCTTTTTGTCGTATTTTTCAAGACTTGCGTACAATTACAATGATAAATACTTATTGTATGGAACGTTTAGAAGAGATGGTAACAATAAGTTTCAACAAAGATGGGGGAACTTTGCTACGTTCGGTGCAGGATGGGTAATTTCTGAGGAATCTTTTTTTAACGTACCAGCGATCAATTTCTTAAAATTAAGAGGTTCTTGGGGACAGTTAGGAAACGATGCAGTTCGTCAGGCTGTAGGTGCTCCGACGATTTTTGACTCATCAGTAGCGATTGATAATACGATCCGTTTTGGAAGAATACTCAATCCGACTTTTGATCTGATAGATCAATGGGAAACTACCGTTGAAACCAATATCGGGATTAATGCCCGGATGTTCAGAGAAAGGTTAAGTATCGATGCTGATTATTATATCCGAGATACAAGAAATCTGGCCGTGGTAATCATTCCACCTGTAATCAGAGCGAGTGAAAGACGAAGTGTTGGATCTATCCGAAATGAAGGGTTTGAATTAACTATTAACTGGAGAGATCAGCTAAGTAAAGATTTCACGTATTATGTAGGGGGTAATTTTGCTACCTTAAAGAATAGTGTATTGGGATTAGGTGGTGCTGAAGGCCTTGATTCCGGTACGGCTGAATTTAGGCAGCGATCGATTATTGGATCTCCTTTTCAAGCATTTTATGGTTACAATGTCATCGGGGTTTTTCAAAATCAGGCAGACATTGATAATTCTGGTTTAAGTCCTGAGTTTATTCAGAACAACAATCTACAGCCAGGGGATTTAATCTTCAAGGATCAAAATGGAGATGGAATTATCAATGATGAGGATCGAGTGGTTTTGGGTTCTTTCTTACCACGATTCACCTTTGGTGCAAATCTCGGTTTTACCTATAAAAACTGGGATTTTTCTGCATTACTTCAAGGACAATCTGGATACAGTATTTTGAATAGAAAAAGAGGTGAAATTATTTTCACCAACGATACAAATATTGATGCGGATCTGGCCAATAACCTGTGGAGAGGAGAGGGTACATCTAATAGTTATCCATCAGCCTCGGGTTTGAGAAGAGGATGGAATCAAAACATGAGTGATTTCTTTGTTGAGGATGGCTCTTACTGGAGGATCCAAAATATTCAAGTGAATTATTCATTCGTCGATAGGCAGTTATTTGGTGTCAAGATGCCAAAAACGGTAGTATCAGTTACTGCAGAGCGCCCACTTACGTTCTTCAATTACAACGGCTTTAATCCAGAAGTACCCAATGGGATTGATAGACAGGTTTATCCGGTACCAGCTATTTACACACTAGGTTTGAATATTAAATTATAA
- a CDS encoding RagB/SusD family nutrient uptake outer membrane protein, translating to MRLRLGVILLIFTMLFSCGDLLDRPLENEFIAEGTDYTQSENMILMVYGAYAQLYAFQWETHPIIGVRGDDVNAAGDQFPLQETDAFRYDRNFWMYNSVWLNLYTDLLRWHGAIEEIQKYEAAGARPELAQQYIAEIKVMQGFQLLQLARLWGDILIPNQSQPSHLFDVPVSSFEEVMMHISMSMDQAIPLLPNVRPNQRTDVRGGVTRAAALAVKAMANLELKDYSKVAEATGEIISSNLYTLKNDYYQLFKIPGKLDNEYILEAQYSDFGQASGTNISFNFSPYGPASWTPAVAGAGQGWGFWEPTQKYIKFMLRRNEQVRLETSVIFTPAGINAIQEDPEFAELPSWLSNTTRDGDRFNNHPRYLYLSGKFYLPSVQLTPGRFGFGTNNNFQLIRYSEILLMHAEALTSGASSPVMSAVEAVNLVRQRAGMSPLSSVDLNAVLDEKYAEFGTEWGIRFADLMRHGRFDELNHDGKTFNADRHRFIPYPLEQQDILPQIRAAAIRRDQ from the coding sequence ATGAGACTAAGACTTGGTGTCATCCTACTAATTTTCACAATGTTATTTTCTTGTGGTGATTTATTGGATAGACCTTTAGAAAATGAATTTATTGCAGAAGGTACTGACTACACGCAGTCAGAGAATATGATTTTAATGGTGTATGGAGCTTACGCACAGCTTTATGCTTTTCAATGGGAAACACATCCCATCATAGGTGTTCGTGGAGATGATGTCAATGCCGCTGGAGATCAATTTCCTTTGCAAGAAACAGATGCCTTCAGGTATGATCGGAATTTCTGGATGTATAATTCAGTTTGGCTTAACCTATATACAGATTTACTTCGTTGGCATGGTGCCATTGAAGAAATTCAAAAATATGAGGCAGCAGGAGCGCGGCCTGAACTAGCCCAGCAATATATCGCAGAAATCAAAGTCATGCAGGGTTTCCAACTGCTCCAATTAGCGAGGTTATGGGGTGATATTTTGATTCCTAATCAATCTCAACCAAGTCATTTGTTTGATGTTCCTGTATCATCATTTGAGGAAGTAATGATGCATATTTCTATGAGTATGGATCAAGCCATTCCTTTATTGCCCAATGTAAGGCCCAATCAAAGGACGGATGTAAGGGGTGGAGTTACCAGAGCTGCCGCTCTAGCTGTTAAGGCCATGGCAAATCTTGAATTGAAGGATTATTCCAAAGTTGCAGAGGCGACAGGAGAGATTATCTCTAGTAATTTATACACGTTGAAAAATGACTATTATCAACTGTTTAAAATTCCAGGGAAGTTGGATAATGAATACATTCTTGAAGCTCAGTATTCAGACTTTGGCCAAGCCAGTGGAACCAACATTAGTTTCAACTTCTCTCCCTACGGACCTGCGAGTTGGACACCTGCTGTTGCTGGTGCTGGTCAGGGTTGGGGTTTTTGGGAGCCTACACAAAAATACATTAAATTTATGTTGAGAAGGAATGAGCAGGTTAGGCTTGAAACTTCTGTAATTTTCACACCGGCAGGTATCAATGCTATTCAGGAAGACCCTGAGTTTGCTGAGCTTCCAAGCTGGTTGTCCAACACTACGCGTGATGGGGATAGATTCAATAATCACCCAAGATACCTTTATTTGAGTGGTAAATTTTATCTTCCTTCCGTACAGTTAACCCCTGGTAGATTTGGATTTGGGACCAACAATAATTTCCAACTTATCAGGTATTCTGAAATACTTCTGATGCATGCTGAAGCTCTCACAAGCGGAGCAAGCAGTCCTGTAATGTCAGCAGTTGAGGCAGTCAATCTGGTACGCCAAAGAGCAGGTATGAGTCCTTTGAGTTCAGTGGATCTTAATGCTGTCCTAGATGAAAAATATGCAGAATTTGGTACCGAATGGGGAATCCGATTTGCAGACCTTATGAGGCATGGGAGGTTTGATGAGTTAAATCATGATGGGAAAACTTTCAATGCTGATAGACATAGATTCATTCCTTATCCATTGGAGCAGCAGGATATACTTCCCCAAATCAGGGCAGCAGCAATTAGAAGAGACCAATAA
- a CDS encoding LamG-like jellyroll fold domain-containing protein, whose product MKKISLIISVVLLTVFGCEQSYIDEIQRVDPGQDVSAPTINFNFPLDGTQIRVVEDVTPITINLEVNDDIEIKEVILSLNGQEIVRFDEFRDFRRAILEFTYEELPNGEHTIEARAVDMSDRVTVQAVNFEKIEPYRPIYDNEIFYAPFDGDFTELVRIKSPTVNGTGLGFADGKVGRAYRGSANGFLVYPAENLTNQEFSAVFWYKVNGDPNRAGLLVMSAPDAVNPANPNFRAKGFRLFREAAGPNQRFKLNVGNGTGDNWFDGGAAADINPADNEWSHIAITISQQMCTVYINGEIVSRGNYSGIDWENCDIISVGSGAPRFVGWGHNSTQSLMDELRIFDAELTQEQIQTIMQNEMN is encoded by the coding sequence ATGAAAAAGATTAGTTTAATTATAAGTGTGGTGCTCTTGACGGTATTCGGATGTGAGCAGTCATACATTGATGAAATCCAACGAGTAGATCCAGGCCAAGATGTTTCTGCTCCTACCATTAACTTTAATTTTCCGTTAGATGGGACACAGATTAGGGTAGTAGAGGATGTCACTCCTATTACTATCAATCTTGAAGTGAATGATGATATCGAAATCAAGGAGGTTATCTTATCATTGAATGGGCAAGAAATTGTTCGCTTTGATGAGTTCAGAGATTTTAGGAGAGCTATATTAGAGTTTACCTATGAGGAGCTTCCTAATGGTGAACATACGATCGAAGCAAGAGCAGTAGACATGTCTGATCGAGTTACTGTACAAGCAGTAAACTTTGAAAAGATTGAGCCTTACAGACCAATTTATGACAATGAAATTTTCTATGCCCCCTTTGACGGTGACTTCACAGAGTTAGTGAGGATTAAGAGTCCTACCGTAAATGGTACAGGTTTGGGTTTTGCAGATGGGAAAGTAGGAAGAGCCTATCGTGGTTCAGCTAATGGCTTCCTAGTGTATCCTGCTGAGAACCTTACTAATCAGGAGTTTTCTGCTGTTTTTTGGTATAAAGTGAACGGTGATCCAAATAGAGCAGGTTTATTAGTGATGAGTGCTCCAGATGCAGTCAATCCTGCCAATCCTAACTTTAGAGCCAAAGGCTTTCGATTATTTAGAGAGGCAGCGGGACCCAATCAACGATTTAAATTGAATGTTGGTAATGGAACTGGTGATAACTGGTTTGATGGTGGTGCAGCAGCCGATATTAATCCAGCAGATAATGAATGGTCACACATTGCAATCACTATTTCGCAGCAGATGTGCACAGTATATATTAATGGAGAAATTGTTTCCCGAGGCAATTATTCAGGGATAGATTGGGAAAATTGTGATATCATTTCTGTAGGTTCTGGTGCTCCTCGATTTGTTGGGTGGGGACATAATTCCACACAAAGTTTGATGGATGAATTAAGGATTTTTGATGCAGAGCTGACACAAGAACAAATACAGACTATTATGCAAAATGAAATGAATTAA